AGTGGACTCATAGCTGTGTGCAGGAGGACCTGTGACTTCAGGAAGTCATCCATGAGCGAGGTTTCACATGTAGGGCCTCTCCAGTTAAAAACGGGACCACAATACCTGCCCAGCCTCTCCTGTCCCAGTGCATCAGTGTTGCCGTGCACTTGAAGCAGAATTGGAAACACTCCAAGTGGTCCGAGAGAGACATCTTCATCAGCACATCCATGGGGTGTACAAAGAAAGGAGCTTCATCTTGCTCCGCCGGTCTCGGTGTGTTATATGCCTCTTGGCGTTCCATTGATGCAAAACCCCACTTCAGGTACCATGTGACGCGTGTGccactgccttgcacccaaaagaTGAGGCGGAGTCTAAGCAGCTTAGGAATTCCAACTTGAAAGAGGAACAGccaggttatttattgtagtgggagaTGCCACGCTACTACACACcgacacagcaaacgggcagggccggggccaggtcagtggccaagttatcgTGTTCCCCTCATCCCCCATCGGGCGACAGAAACATTGCACACGGAGGCAGCTAGTCTGACGTTGCCTCTGTGACGCTGCAAACCCGCAAAGTGCTGTGAAACTGTGGTTGCCTCAGTGAAGGACAAGGAGACCTCGACGGACGCATTAATCGTGTTTCGGCGTGTCGCCCCACTTGGGAGGGTTACAAAAGTGTTCAAAACTCTCACAATATTATGGTATGCAATTATTTTCTCTTAATGTAGCCCCCTTTTTTTTGTGGAACCTGGTTCAGATGCACGGTTTGCCATGGTCCATGGTAAATCCGACAATGTAATATTTCTGTGGTGCCCCTCTCCACTTGATGCACGAAGTACCTCCATATTTTGTGTAATAATTAAACCAGTTGCAGCCCTGTGACCAGCCTGTCCAGCTTTGTCATGTACCAGTTTCCAGTCAGGGACAGTGGCAGCACAGTTCAGGTGAGACTCCATCTGGGGGATGTCTAGCAGTAGAGTGGGCTCTCCAGCTAGTTATGGAGGATCAGAAGTGCTGAGTGAGGTGTCTGTTTGGCCTGACCATTTGTGGTGGTGATCAATTTAATAGGGCAGACCAGACCTCATTATCTAGTTTAAAGGGAGTGAAGTTTGTTCTACAAGTATTGACCCACAACAAAAGACTAGAAACATAATCCAATCTTGGTGAGAGCAGTGACTGTAATGTCCCCGTTTCAGCTGTCTGTTGGCAATGTGACCTACAAGAACACCATGTCTGCTGCCATCACTGTGAGGACTGGTCTAGAGGGCTCCATCACCAGGGACAGTGTCTACAAGTAAGGCTTCTGCACCTGCTTCCTCTAACCCTAAATGTGCTCTACCTGCTATGATGTGGTGTTTCTCTCCTCAGgttattcttccagtgcacctactCGGGAAGCCAGGATGTGCAAGTGGAGGCTGAGGTGTATACTGTGGTGCCACCTCTTCCACTAGTAGAGCAAGGGCCATTTGACCTGGAATTGGTCATTGCAACAGGTACTATAGGAGGTGGTGTCCCAGATAGTTTGATGTGCTGATAACTCCCAGAATGGCTTGAAGTCTCTTGAAAGCCTGGTGGATTTTGCAGCTCAGAGGATCATGGGGAAAGGTTGTGAAAGTTAATGCTCTTTCCATGGGCAGATTCCTCCTATGGCTCCTACTTTGTGGATGCTGACTACCCAGTGACCAAAACTCTGAGGGATCCTGTGGCTGTGGAAGTGCACATCGTGAACAGGACTGACCCAGCAGTCCCCAAGAGTCAACAGAAGGTTAGGGTCACCCCAGGACCCTCTGCTTCCAGCCAGCCCCCTGGTTATCAcaatataattaagaaaaagacCAGGGGCTGGGCACAACAGACTGCAGCATAAGCCCCTGATGTTTTTACCTCTGTATTCAAAGCTGGGAATGTCATCACATCTGAAGTGAACAACATTTGGAGAACCAATAGTCCATTTGGGAAACCTTTGGATACGCAAAACACTGAATACTGCACTCTGCAGTACAGTCTGAATTGCAAAAGATAACGCATCTCAAACACCTTAGCCACATGCCTGCAGGTAAACGTTGGACAGCACTGTGTGTACGACGGATTTAAAagacacacagatagacacaagTGTGAATAAATAGCGTGATGCTGCAGCTTTCACCTACTTTTGATGTGCAGTGCAACCAACTTAGAAAGCGAGGAGAGCCTCCCCAACTTCGACCGCAAAAAATTAGAGTATAATGTTTAACTTGTCAGAGTGATGCAAttcaaatttccatccatccattatccaacccgctatatcctaactacagagtcatgggggtctgctggagccaatcccagccaacacagggtgcaaggcaggaaacaaaccccgggcagggtgccagaccaccgcagggcacacactagggacaatttggtttcatcccaaagacatgcaggtgaggtgcattggtgattctagagtacccagaggaaacccacgcacagtccagacatggggagaacatgcaatctccacgcagggaagtgaacctgggtctcctaactgcgaggctgcagcgctacccactgcgccaccctgtcTCTTATAAGCCATGttatatgtcattccaacagatggcgcatcagaaacattaacaccACTTTTACACTTCCCATACCAAAGAGTATATAAGAGAGGTGTAGGCATTACATAGTTCTCTTCATTAAAATTTGCTTGACACCAACTCTTTTCCAGAAGGtttccacccaaaaaaaaaaaacaaacaacctgCAAAGGTTTTACCGAGTATTTGATTTAATTGAATTTCTATTTAATGTTTAGTCATCTACtgctgatttgatttgtttttttaaaagtggcCTTTTCATGATTTTGAAATAATGTGTTAATAGTGTCCGCCacttaattttattaaatgtttgaaGTTTTGTGTTAAGGAAGAATTAATTGAAcacagtttatttgaaataaGTTTTTGTTCATCTTATATTGAAGACTTCCTTGATTTTTCTTGaagtttttatttgtgttttttttttaaatattgatggaaatcccatatactgtaatattatCCCAGGGACCCTCGATGTTCTAGCTATACGCCACTGGAAAGCAGTCAGtttacaatattattattgtcattgttaTATACGTTTACATTATTAGTTGATCTGTGGAATTAAATTTACCTTCTGTGGCTTTTCACAAGTTAACACGACATTGTAAATTTGATAACCAAATACAAATAAGTACATAAAATCGCACACATTCGGACACGGACGGTTTCAATGACAAACGCAAAAGAAATGACAGGCACACgcatcagtaaaaaaaaacttccactTTTGAAAAGATGAGCCGCCTGATCTTCTCTTCGTTGTGTcgccccacttttttttttttttatctcatacaCATCGGCACTGCACTATAATCGGAAAGAAGTCCGCACGACATCAGGGGTGGGATATTAAGGGTGGGCAGAGGGGACTAAACACTCTGAAAGATGCGACATAAGTAAAATAAGACTCCTAAATCCCCGCTATTCTCCGCAGCTAATGAGAATGTCTTAATAATGGATACACAGCACGGTGACGCACTGGTCCACTACAACATACGTTACGGAGATGCATCGTAAAATTGCCCGTTAACTGCTAGGATTCGCCGTTGTCAGGAAACGCACTCATAATACTAAAACATCGGCgctaaacaaatgaaataaagcgCAAAAAAGAAGTGCTAAAaactgaagacagaaaaagaaaatggaaggataaaCTTGTAACGTGCACAAACACTTCTTCACGTCCACCTTTTTATTACCACGTTTATATTTGCTTCACTTGTTTGTTGTCTGTTACAAATCTTGTagtcgatatttaacccacttcccattgtccaaatgacttgaaattttgcacacttactcatttccgatgacaatacatgaatcaataaccagtttcacaaattgACCAAagaatccatgttaattaagaaatgaaattttcatatgaagaatagttcaagatttcaccaatagacaGCGCTAGTAACTGACGTTTATAGGCACACATCTTCATAAAAGATGCAAAGGAAGTGttcaaatattgattacaaaattacactagaacaaacccaagactaaaaagttgaaaacaatatatatatatacacacacacacacactttttaaaaaccacgcttcagttaaaaagtgcactaaaaagtaaaaaaaaaaaaaaacctctgatgaaaagcacccacgcttttagtttacgagtgatgtatgagagacttaattttttttttactttttagtacactttttaacttgaaataaataagcgtgttttttaaaaaaagaatttaacaaCAAAGGCATTGTATGAGGTATTTTTCCTTctgcatcatccatccattttccagcccgctgattccgaacactgggtcacgggggtctgctggagccaatcccagccaacacaggacacacacaaacacaccaagcacacactagggccaatttagaatcgccaatccacctaacctgcatttctttggactgtgggaggaaaccggagcgctcgGAGGAAAACCCaaagagacacggggagaacatgcaaactccacgcagggaggatgcaggaagcaaacccaggtctcctaactgcgaggcagcagcgctaccacggcgccaccgtgccgccctccttcTGCATCTACACAGTACAtttcaattaaaacaataatctttatgatattttgaaaaatgaaaactgaatgaaCACGTTTTGCATTTCTGTAAAGACCCCCAACCAGACCCCCATTCTCTTGACTTATTTTTAAGTACTTACATAACTCGAGATGGCAAAATGATACAGAAGCGTCGAAGCTTGTGTCAGTCAAACTGAAGCGTATAGTAAGTAGCAATACTGTGTTGGCGCTTAAGGTAAATTATCGCTGTTACGTGAGGACCACCTGCAGAGGGTCACTTCTACGTGGTCTTCGTCTGGACGTATCAGTCCGATGTCGCGACGTACTGATTGCTCAATAAAGCAGCACGAGCAGATCGAGTGTCTCCCATTTCCCGCGCTCCATTCTCAGATGCACGTGCGCGCGTTGCCGATGATTTAAAcccgctcgctcgctctctcttgtTCATGTCGTGTTCCTGTTTGGCGCATTCACAGTATGGCGCGTTTGGATTGTTGGTGTCTTTTCTGGCTGGTCGTTTGCGTGTCGGGCGCTCAGGTTACCCTAGGGGATGTCCGCGTGACTAAGCAATGCGACGGTGACAAGACGATGACGCTGTCATTTGATGGCTCTCCGCTCGTTTTTCTCCAAAGTGAGTGTGCTGTGTTCTCTACCACTGAGACTTTTCCATACTAGCTTCTTAAATTAAATGTCcccacttttcatttttatttcttagagACGAGAGGCGGACTGGTAAAGGTGACCAAAGATCTCCCAGCAATCGTTCTCCGTGTAATATCTGGTCGCACCACACTAATGGTGCCTTTGTCTTCTCACTACGGTTACGCGTCTGAACCGGTGAGTAGCGCCGGCACTTAAGCAGTTGGTGGTTTTTCAACAAGCTGTGTATCTTGTTTTGTAGTTTTGAGCCTCTCCCGTTCTCTTTAGGGCTCCCAGTATGTCGTGACAATTGCCGTTGGATCTCGATCAAATCTGAAAACCTTCACATGCCCTAAGCCAGGTATGCTTATCTTCTGGGTTGGCACCCTGAGGGTTTCTCCCATAATCTAAATGGGCTTTTTGACCATCGTAGCTCGCCGATCTGTGAGTGTTGCTGAGAGATGTGCAGTTGCAGCCAGTGAGAAGCTCCCATGTGGAGTGTCTTCATCCATCACTCAAGCAGACTGTGAAGCCAACAACTGTTGCTACGATTCGAGCAGCAGCACCAGTCCTACTATGCCAATGATGGTGAGTTGGGCTTGGTGAGTGAGCGAGCGGAGGTGGCTGCTACTGGATATTCATGCTTGtgtttgctttggccagtgactgtgcagtgcaccctggatggccagtttgtggtggtggtgtctgAGAATGTGACCCTTCCTCCCCTGGATCTTGGGTCCATACAGTTGGTGGACAGCAGTTCCCCCAGCTGCAGCCCTGTGACCAGCCTGTCCAGCTTTGTCTTGTACCAGTTTCCAGTCAGTGCCTGTGGCAGCACAGTTCAGGTGAGACCCCATCTGGGGGATGTCTGGCAGAAGTGGTCTTTCTAGCTAGTTCAGATTTGATCTCGAGTGTGGCGTGTGAAGATATCTTTGATCACCACCACAACTAGTCCAGTAACATTTTAAACTGGATAATTAGGATTTGCTTAAGAGGGTTAATTTCTGAAAGGTATTGCCGCCACCACAATTTTTGGTGACTGCAGTGATTCTAATGTCCCTGTTTCAGTTGGCTGGAGGCAATGTGACTTACCAGAATACAATGTCTGCTGCCATCACTGTGAGGACTGGTCCAGAGGGCTCCATCACCAGGGACAGTGTCTACAAGTAAGGCTTCTGAACCTGCTTCTTCTAACCCTAAATGTGCTCTACCTGCTATGATGTGGTGTTTCTCTCCTCAGgttattcttccagtgcacctactcgggaagccaggatgtgcaagtggaggctgaggtgtatactgtggcgccacctcttccagtagtagaGCAAGGGCCATTTGACCTGGAATTGGTCATTGCTACAGGTACTGTACGGGGTGGGGTCCATGTTGGCTTGATCAGGCCTTCTGGGAATGAAGGCATGAAGATTTTTAAAAGGCAGAGGTACTTGGTGCTGAGAGGATTATGTAGTTGGGATTTGATAAAGTAATACCCCCTTCCATGGCCAGATTCCTCCTATGGGTCCTACTATGTGGATGCGGACTACCCTGTGACCAAAACTCTGAGGGATCCTGTGGCTGTGGAAGTGCAGATCGTGAACAGGACTGACCATAACCTTGTGCTGACTCTTAGGGACTGCTGGGTCACCCCAGGACCTTCTGCTTCCAGCCAGCCCCAGTGGAGCCTTCTGGTGAATGGGTAGGTGACCACGCAATGTGGGAGTGGGGAGAAAGGATTAGCTGTTCAGTGCTAACTGGGGGGGATCTGCTTCCCCAGGTGCCCATACACAGGGGACAACTATTTGACTAGCTTGGTGACAGtggacagcacatctggagtagcctacccaagtcattacaagagatttgtgtttgagatgtttgcttttgtggATCCTGTAGCTCAGCAGGCTTTGGCTAAAAAGGTAGACTTCTTGTCTTGTGGTGCTTTGAGGCTCTTTTGGCCTTTCCTGAAGTATGCTGTGGTAGGCTTCACTTTTGGGTATGCATAGaccaaagggttttttttaaatccaaccCCCCAGTAGTGATCCTAGTGATTTAGGGTAAAGTAACACATTTTGTCCCTGCCTTCTCTGTAGGTCTTCATCTACTGTGTTGCTGCTGCCTGCTATCCTTCTGCCACAGACTCCTGCACTCAGAGCTGCCCTGTGAGACGTGAGTAGCCTAGTTTTAACTTGATAACTGATGCTGGCCATCTTGGTATTTTGACTCTATTTGCAATGGATAGTTCTGTCAAATTCTGAGCTAGAGCAGTGGAAGCAGTTCTCTAACGCCCAGCCCCAACCAAGATGGCTTGTAATGCCTTAGTTGAACTAACCCTTACCCCCTTTCTGCTTTCAGGATCTGGCAGAGCTGCAGACAACATGTCACAAATTCATTCATCCAGGAAGAATGTGCTCCTTCACAGTGGTCCTGTTGTCATTGAGGCTGACCAGCTGCAAACCTCCAGGCTGGAGCAGAAAAGTAACCATCTTGATTCTCATACTGGAGTTCTGCTTGTGGGTTTGTCGGCTGCTTGGTCTTCATCCTTCACTGTATGGCTTGGAGAGTGAATGTCCTTTGTCTCCCTCCCCACAGCTTCTCTTCCTACTGGATACCTGGTGCTGGGAGCTGCAGCTGCCTTGTTGATGGTTGCACTGGTTTTCACTCTACTGGCTGTGTGGAGGTTGAACTGGAAGAAAGTGGATCTGAaattttaataaacctttttGGGGTACATAATTGTTGTTCTTGTAATTGCTCAAGGGTTGGATGGGCAGGTGGAGTAGACCTGTGATGGATggagcagcatttctcaaccttaatttttcgattttttttttttaatcctggcCGTAACATTTTTCCAAAAGCAGCCCAATAATTTGTGtggtttttatatatagatatagagatatatatctacagtggtgtaaaactatttgcccccttcctgatttcttattcttttgcatgtttgtcacacaatgtttctgatcaacaaacacatttaaccattagttaaatataacagaagtaaacacaaaatgcagtttttaaatgatggtttttatttagggagaaaaaaaaatccaaacctacgtggccctgtgtgaaaaattaattgccccctgaacctaataactggttgggccccccttagcagcaataactgcaatcaagcgtttgcgataacttgcaatgagtcttttacagcgctctggaggaattttggcccactcatttttgcagaattgtaattcagctttatttgagggttttctagcatgaaccgcctttttttaggtcatgccatagcatctcaattggattcaggtcaggactttgactaggccactccaaagtcttcattttgttttcttcagccattcagaggtggatttgctgctgNNNNNNNNNNNNNNNNNNNNNNNNNNNNNNNNNNNNNNNNNNNNNNNNNNNNNNNNNNNNNNNNNNNNNNNNNNNNNNNNNNNNNNNNNNNNNNNNNNNNNNNNNNNNNNNNNNNNNNNNNNNNNNNNNNNNNNNNNNNNNNNNNNNNNNNNNNNNNNNNNNNNNNNNNNNNNNNNNNNNNNNNNNNNNNNNNNNNNNNNNNNNNNNNNNNNNNNNNNNNNNNNNNNNNNNNNNNNNNNNNNNNNNNNNNNNNNNNNNNNNNNNNNNNNNNNNNNNNNNNNNNNNNNNNNNNNNNNNNNNNNNNNNNNNNNNNNNNNNNNNNNNNNNNNNNNNNNNNNNNNNNNNNNNNNNNNNNNNNNNNNNNNNNNNNNNNNNNNNNNNNNNNNNNNNNNNNNNNNNNNNNNNNNNNNNNNNNNNNNNNNNNNNNNNNNNNNNNNNNNNNNNNNNNNNNNNNNNNNNNNNNNNNNN
This genomic window from Polypterus senegalus isolate Bchr_013 chromosome 4, ASM1683550v1, whole genome shotgun sequence contains:
- the LOC120528936 gene encoding zona pellucida sperm-binding protein 4-like, with product MSPFQLSVGNVTYKNTMSAAITVRTGLEGSITRDSVYKLFFQCTYSGSQDVQVEAEVYTVVPPLPLVEQGPFDLELVIATDSSYGSYFVDADYPVTKTLRDPVAVEVHIVNRTDPNLVLTLRDCWVTPGPSASSQPQWSLLVNGCPYTGDNYLTSLVTVDSTSGVAYPSHYKRFVFEMFAFVDPVAQQALAKKVFIYCVAAACYPSATDSCTQSCPVRRSGRAADNMSQIHSSRKNVLLHSGPVVIEADQLQTSRLEQKTSLPTGYLVLGAAAALLMVALVFTLLAVWRLNWKKVDLKF